The Methylomonas montana DNA window TCGCTAGTCTTGTTCGTTGCCAGCATGACCTTGTATTTGTTTACCACCACCTCGCTGGGGATCTTGTTGGGTACGCTGGCGCGGTCGATGCCACAGCTGGGTTTGCTGCTGCTGATTATCCTGCTGCCCTTGCAAATGCTGTCCGGTGGCATGACGCCGCGCGAGAGCATGCCGCTGTTGTTGCAGAACATCATGCTGGCGGCGCCGACCACGCATTTTGTGGCGTTGGCCCAGGCCATCCTGTATCGCGGCGCGGATTTCGGCATCGTCTGGCCGCAATTTTTAGCGCTGTTGGCCATCGGCGGCGTATTCTTTCTATTTGCGCTGAGCCGCTTCCGGAAAACTATAGGTTCGATGGCCTGATTGTCCTCGTCGTAGGCGGTTGCCAGATGTTGGCCTTAGGTTTAAGGTTGGCGAACTGGCGAGGCTTTAATCACGAGGTTTGCAATGAATCGACACAAACATCTTGCCGCGATCTGCCTGGGTGTTTTTATTTTCAGTACTACCTATGCCATCGACGCTATGGCCGAAACAGGAGCAAACATGACGCTGACTCTCAACTCCGCCGACTTTGTCCATCAAGGCGAAATCCCCGCACAGTTTACCTGTCAAGGCGACGATAGCTCGCCGGCCTTGAGCTGGTCCGGCGTGCCGCCACAAACCAAAAGCCTGGTGTTGATCGTCGACGATCCCGACGCGCCCGATCCGGCCAAACCCAAAATGACCTGGGTACACTGGGTTTTGTATAACCTGCCTCCGACGACAACCGACTTGCCCCGCGCGGTGCCCGCCGCGCGATTGCCGGCCGGCAGCTTGCCAGGCAAAAACGACTGGCAACGCATCGGTTATGGCGGGCCTTGCCCGCCGATCGGCCGGCATCGATATTTTCACAAGCTGTATGCGCTGGATATTGTCTTGCCGGACCTCAAGCAACCGAGTAAGGCGCAGCTGGAAGCGGCGATGGCTGGGCATATCCTCGCTCATGCCGAGCTGATCGGCACTTATCAGAAAAAATGAGCCGGCGGCTAGTTTGGGCGGCGGATGTATCCGGCACAACGGGGCGTTGAAACTATATAATCGGCCGTTGATCTCCACTCTCGGCCCAACCGGCATTTTATGTTCGAACTTTATTTAGATAGCGCAAATTTAGAAGAAATCAGGATTTTATCCGACATTTTGCCGCTGGCGGGGGTGACTACCAACCCGTCTATCATGGCGGCGGGCGGTATTGGCTTGACGCAATTACTGCCGGCGCTCTCGGAAATATTGGGCGCCGATAGCCGTTTTCATGTGCAGGTGGTCAGCAACAGCGTCGACGGCATCGTCGCCGAGGCCAAGCAATTGCACGATCTGCCGTTCGACATCGTTGTCAAGATACCGGCTCATGCCGCCGGATTGAGCGCCATCAAACAAATCAAGCAACACAATATTCCGGTATTGGCTACCGCGATTTACAACGTCCAGCAAGGCATGATGGCGGCCTGGAACGGCGCGGATTACTTGGCGCCGTACTTGAACCGCATCGACAATCTGGGCTTCGACGGTATCGGCGTGGTCGGCGACTTGCAAGCGTTTATCGATCGATATCAATTGCCGACCAAATTGTTGGTGGCCAGTTTCAAGAATGTGCAGCAGGTTTTGCAAGTGTTAAAACACGGCGTAGCGGCGGTCACCTTGCCGCTGGATATTGCCCGGCAAATGCTGAACAATCCGGCCACTGACGCGGCGGTGGCGAAGTTTAGTCAAGACTGGCAAGCGGTATTTGCCGATAAATTGTCTTTCGACAGTTAAAGCCGGTTTCCGGGAGTATGCATGAATAGCCAGTTTCATTGGTGGCGGCAAGGCGATTTGGACGGCTTCTTTGGCTTGTTTGTCGATAATCTGATTCAGTTGATCCTGATCGTGGTGTTGTGCGGGGCGATCCTGCATATGCCGGGCGAGATGGTATTCGGCCGCATCCTGCCGGGCGTTGCGGTTAGTCTGTTGGTCGGCAATCTGTTTTATGCTTTTCAGGCCAGGACGCTGGCCCGAGCAACCGGGCAGCCGCTAGTCACGGCCTTACCGTACGGGGTTAATACCGTCTCGCTGTTTGCCTTTATCTTGTTTGTGATGAAGCCGGTGCTGGATCAGACCCAGGATATCGAGCTGGCTTGGCAGGTGGGCTTGGCTGCCTGCCTCGGCTCCGGGCTGATCGAATTCGGCGGCGCCTTCGTCGCCGGCTGGGTGAAACGCATCACCCCGCGCGCGGCCTTGCTGGCAACGCTGGCCGGTATCGCCATTACTTTCATATCGATGGATTTTTGCTTTCGGATTTTCGCCGATCCCCTGGTCGGTTTCATGCCGCTGGCTTTGATCCTGATTCAATACATCGGTCGCTTGCAGCTGCCGGCCGGAGTGCCGGCTGGTCTGGTCGCGGTGTTGCTGGGCACCGGCCTGGCTTGGGGGTTGGGCAGGATGGATGGCGCCGCCCTGATCGAGGCGATGCATATCGAATTAAAAATGCCGCACCTGTTCGTCGCCGATATGCTGGATGCCAGCTTCTCCGGATACATGATCAGCTTCCTGCCGGTCATCGTGCCGATGGGATTATTCAATCTGCTGGGTTCCTTGCAGAACTTGGAAAGCGCCGAGGCGGCCGGCGATGTTTATCCGGCGCGGAGTTCGCTGGCCATGAACGGTTTGGGCACGATGGCGGCGGCCTGCTTCGGCAGCGTGTTCCCCACCACGATCTACATCGGCCATCCCGGCTGGAAAAAGATGGGCGCCGGCGCCGGCTACTCGATCGCCAACGGCGTCGCCATCACCTTGCTATGCCTGCTGGGGCTGGTCGGCTTCGTTGCGGCGCTGGTGCCGGTGGAGGCGGGCGCCGCCATCCTGCTGTGGATAGGCATCACCATCGCTGCTCAAGCCTTCGAGGCCACACCGCGCACGCATGCGCCGGCGGTGGTGGTCGGTTTCTTTCCGGCATTGGCGGCGTGGGGCTTGTTGATATTGGAAGGCGCCTTACGCGCCGCCGGCACCAACGTCGAGGCGGTCGGCACCCAGGCACTATCCGTGCAGATACCGATTGCCGGATTGATTGCGTTGGAGCGTGGCTTTATTTTTACCTCGATGATTCTGTCGGCGATGACGGTTTGCCTGATCGAAAAACATTACCGCGCCGCGGCGGCCTGGGCGATGGTCGCCGCCGGCATCAGCGCCAGCGGCTTGATGCACGGTTATACGATAGCCAACGGCGCCATCCTCAGTGCTTACGGCCCGTCTTACACTTGGCCTTTTGTAATGGGTTATGCCGGGATTGCCATGGTGTTTTTTGGGTTGGGGCAGCGGGCGCGATTTTCGTCCGCGGATTCGCAATTTAGTACTAGACGTGACGGCTAGATTGCCAATGCTGGTGTTAAATCGGGCGAGCTTCGAATCGGCAACGACACAGGCTGTCTTAAAATGTTGGGCTTCGCTGTGTCTGCCCAACCTACATTTGACTTTTACGACAGTCCCTACAGGGAGGAATGCGATGAATGATGTAAATTGGCTGGGAACTATTCTTTTGATTGGCGTTTTTACCCATGAATTTTGCATCCGATAATTGGGCCGGCGCGCATCCGGCCATTTCTGAACGTTTAACAAAAGCCGCCGCCGGGTTTGCTGCGCCTTATGGCGCCAGCGAACTGGATCTCAAGATCGAGCAACGCTTTAACGAGTTATTCGAGCGTGAAGTGGCGGTTTATTTTGTCGGCACCGGCACGGCGGCCAATTCCCTGGCGCTGGCCGCCGTCAACCGTCCGGGCGGGGTGTCTTTTTGTCACCGCGAAGCGCACATGCTGGAAGACGAATGCGGCGCGCCGGAGTTTTTTACCCATGGCGCCCGTCTGGCACCGGTCGATGGCGACGACGGCAAGATCGATCCGTACAATCTCAAGGCCGAAATTCAGCGTTTCCCGCCTAATTTTGTGCATGCCGGGCAACCGATGGCGATTTCCATCACCCAGGCCACCGAAATCGGTACGCTTTATCGGCCGGATGAAATAACCGCCATCGCCGAGATTGCCCGGTCGTACGGTTTGCCTCTGCATATGGACGGCGCGCGTTTCGCCAATGCATTGGTGGCCTTGGAACTGACGCCGGCAGAGATGACCTGGAAGCTGGGGGTGGATATTGTTTCGTTCGGCGGCACCAAAAACGGTTGTTGGTGCGCGGAAGCTTTGGTGTTTATGAATCCGGAATTAGCCAAGGATTTACCCTTCATCCGCAAGCGCGCCGCACAGCTGTTTTCCAAAAGCCGATTTATCGCCAGTCAATTTGACGCCTATCTGGACGACGATCTTTGGCTGAACCTGGCGCGCCACGCCAATGCGATGGCCGAGCGCTTGCAAAATGGCATCGTTCATTCCAACCAGGCACGACTGGCCTGGCCCGCGGAAGCCAATGAAGTATTCGCGGTTTTGGATAAAGCCTACGCGGATAACCTCCAGGAAAAAGGCGCGGTATTTTATCCATGGAATCCACCGCGCGCCAAACCTGGTCTGCTAGCTGAAAACGAAGTGCTGGTGCGTTTGGTGACCAGTTTTGCGACGGCAGCCGAGCAAGTCGATCGCTTTCTCGATATTTTGGGGTGATGGGCGCGTTTCGGGATTTGCTTGTCATTTAACGAAAACGGCTGATGGGTAATTTTTGAGCGATAGCGGCAGTGGTGCCTGGATTACTGCGTTTGACCTAAACGGGTCTTGAGCGGTAATCATCCGGATGGCGTGTTTGGTCCGAATCGCCGCCAGATGTTTAGGTTCTGGGTTGCTACGCGATGACCTATGCCGCTTGCAACACTGGTATAACCGGTGCTATGCAGATAAGCTTATAAGATTTCAGTGACAGCAGGTATGAGATGGCAAACACCATGAGTTGGCACCGCATCACACTCTCGCGCCAGGAATACGAATCCGGTGAAATGGCCGTGCTGTTTGGCGCATTCCGGGCCGCTTATGTGGCTAGAAACGGGCCCGAGGGCATGGCGATGTTTGGATGCTGGGCTGATGATGGCTCTCGCTACCTCGTTTATACCACGCCTAGATCGGTACGACATATCATCCCCCTATTGGACGCGTATTCAGCGAATCGAATCGATAAGCCGGATGCTGCCTGTTTGTCGTTGATCTATGGGGACGAATCGGCTTTCTCCTCCTTCGAGACCGGATTCGAGGCCTGACTCCGTCGCTTGCAAAGAGGCTTTTCAACACGCGGTTAACAAGGCAGTAAAAAAGTGAATACCCTTGCTCAACTCCATACCGATATCGAAACGCGCGTGACAGCCATCCGCGACGGCAATTCCGATTGGTTATGCCGCCAAGGCTGCGATGGCTGTTGTCACAGGCTTGCCGAGATACCCAGGCTTACTGCGGAGGAATGGGATTTGCTGCAACAGGGGCTGGCGGCCTTGCCGGCGGAACGGCTCCGGGAAATCGGCCAGAAGATTGCCGCGCTGGCCGGCCAAGTTTCCCGTCCCATCGTCTGCCCGATGTTGGACAGAACGAAAGGCGCCTGCCTGGTCTATGCCCACCGTCCGGTCGCTTGCCGAACCTACGGTTTCTATGTTCAGCGTGACCACGGGCTATATTGTAGGGACATCGAATCGCGGGTGGCCGCTGGCGCGCTAGCAGAGGTGGTGTGGGGCAACCATGACGTTATCGATCGTCGTCTCTGTGATTTAGGCGAATCCCGTGACTTGCCAGCGTGGCTTGCGGATTGGCACCGGAGCATTGATTGAAATGGCTATCACTATCTGCCCCCTCGTTTGCCACTCTGCATCACGAGTGTCCGATATTTATGTGATTATGTTTTTTGGTCCATTTAGGCTCATTTTTTCCGGTAGCCAGATCGCTTTTAAGGGCCAATGGTTTTGATGAAAAAATGATTTTTCGCAAAATGGACTTTTCCAACACGATTTAGGTTTTAACCGGTAAGTAAACCAAATTAGTACGGCGAGCATATCCGTCCACCAATATACCGATACGTTTGCTCCGTGGCCTGATGGCCGCTCTGCGAAATTGCAATAAGCACGGCTTCCAAATCAGTCTGACGCCCATAGAACTCAAAAATCCGCTGAATATAGTTCAGATGCTTGGGAAATTCGTTTTCATATAGGGTTTGGCTGGCTCCGCTCAAACGAATGCTTTGGCTGCGGCTGTGATCGTTGCTTTTTTTGAAGCAGCGTTCGACGCTGGTTAAAGTGTCTTTTGTAATCAAATCTTCTCGCCTAACTGCTACGGGCATGAATCTTTTAAGTCAAAGAACTCGCTGAGTACCCCACAATTCGCGCGCTACTGTCGGAAATGTGGATGAAGTAGGCGGGTCGTAAATTCAATTTGTTTCAAATAAGACAATTTTTTCATCCTTGTTATCTCCCGCGTCGAGATAGAACTATGACTTTAGGCAATAGGAAGGTCACGCTACCCATGGGCCGAATCTCGGCAGCCGAACTTTAAATCATTGTTTTATAGGCGCTATGCATAGGGTTTGCCAGCGCATGCAAACGCCATCCTATAAAGAGCGACGATGAAATAGAGTGTGATGTATTTCGCACAATAGTTTTAATGAGAACAAATATAGTTCTAATGTAAACAAATTGATGATAGACTTTATTCACACTGACAGATTGGCTTGAACTACATGCATATGAGTTCGTGTTGATCCAGACGTGCCGGGACTTGGCTCTTTATTTTTAACGAGGTTTGCATCATGACATCATTCAAAAAAATCTTATCGTTCGCGACAGTAACTGCTTTTATCAGTGCTCTGTCTTTTTCTGCTTCCGCAGCCACTTTTAGTCACGAAGAGGTAAGGGCGGCGCTGGAAAGCACCATTTCAAAAGTCAAAGCTTCCATCTCGGCAGTGGAAAGCGGTGCGGACAAGGAAACGGTGGCCGAACTGGTCAGCGATGCCAAACAGCAGCAAAAAGACATTGAGAATAACGACCTAGAAGTCAAACGCCAGCATGCCGGCAAACGCCTGAATACGGCCTGGAAAGCGGCGCGCGGCGGCGATTTGCAGTTGGCCGGCGAATCATTGAAAGAAGCGTTAAGCCGCTATGAAGAAATGCACAACATTTATGTTTCCAGTCATTAAATCGTAAACATATCGCCGGCTGAGCTTTGTGTCAGCCGGCTGCATTGGCGCACAGAATAGGGGCGTCTGATGTTCATATCAAAAACAATGCTTGAACACTGCATCATTCAAGCCGCTAGCAGATGCCCTGTTTTTACGACCCGCATCATCGATAACGTCAGTACATTTGATGCGCGTGTGCTGGCCTTGGGCTTGAGGTCCAAGCGTTTTCTTACCTCCGAAAAGAAAAACGTGAAAGTTGACTCGTTCGCCAAGTGGCGAAGCGGTGATGAGGGTCTTTTTATGTCACGATTGATGGCGCAAAAATTGCTAAATTTTTGGTGTCGGACCAGCGCTGTCAGCTGTCGCTTGGGTCGATTCGGAAAACATCCAGGCACAAACCCAAGTTTTACGACATCGTATCGCTTGAACCTTGCATCCTAAACGGAGATCGCAATCATGAAAAAGCTCTTAGTCGCACTGTTCATAATGGCTGGTATCGCTATCGTGATGTTCGCGGTATTCAATCCCACGCTGCCAGCCTACAACGCGCAAAATGACATTTCCTATTCGGACTTCATCAAGGACGTGCGCAGCAAATCCGTTGCCGAAGTGGTGATCGACGGCAGATCTATCGATGGCCGCCGCCATAACGGCACGCGGTTTGCCACTTACAATCCTGGTGATGCCCGGATAATTGACGACTTATTGGAGTATGACGTAAAGATCAAGGTCGAGAGACCGGAAACGCAGTCAACCTTGCTGCAGCTATTTTACTCATGGGCTCCAACTCTACTGTTGATTGGGGTATTGGTGTATTTCATGCGCAAGCAGCAACTCGGGGCCGGCGCTCAAAATGGCTTTGGTAAAAGTCGTGCCAAATTGATGACAGAAGATCAGGTCAAGGTGCGTTTCAAGGATGTGGCCGGTGCCGAAGAAGCCAAACAGGACGTGGCGGAAATGGTCGATTTCCTGAAAGATCCGGGCAAATACGAAGCTTTGGGCGGTAAAATTCCGCGCGGGGTGTTGATGGTGGGGCCTCCCGGTACCGGTAAAACCTTGTTAGCTCGGGCGATTGCCGGTGAAGCTGGCGTGCCGTTCTT harbors:
- a CDS encoding YbhB/YbcL family Raf kinase inhibitor-like protein, producing MNRHKHLAAICLGVFIFSTTYAIDAMAETGANMTLTLNSADFVHQGEIPAQFTCQGDDSSPALSWSGVPPQTKSLVLIVDDPDAPDPAKPKMTWVHWVLYNLPPTTTDLPRAVPAARLPAGSLPGKNDWQRIGYGGPCPPIGRHRYFHKLYALDIVLPDLKQPSKAQLEAAMAGHILAHAELIGTYQKK
- a CDS encoding transaldolase family protein, with the translated sequence MFELYLDSANLEEIRILSDILPLAGVTTNPSIMAAGGIGLTQLLPALSEILGADSRFHVQVVSNSVDGIVAEAKQLHDLPFDIVVKIPAHAAGLSAIKQIKQHNIPVLATAIYNVQQGMMAAWNGADYLAPYLNRIDNLGFDGIGVVGDLQAFIDRYQLPTKLLVASFKNVQQVLQVLKHGVAAVTLPLDIARQMLNNPATDAAVAKFSQDWQAVFADKLSFDS
- a CDS encoding NCS2 family permease, encoding MNSQFHWWRQGDLDGFFGLFVDNLIQLILIVVLCGAILHMPGEMVFGRILPGVAVSLLVGNLFYAFQARTLARATGQPLVTALPYGVNTVSLFAFILFVMKPVLDQTQDIELAWQVGLAACLGSGLIEFGGAFVAGWVKRITPRAALLATLAGIAITFISMDFCFRIFADPLVGFMPLALILIQYIGRLQLPAGVPAGLVAVLLGTGLAWGLGRMDGAALIEAMHIELKMPHLFVADMLDASFSGYMISFLPVIVPMGLFNLLGSLQNLESAEAAGDVYPARSSLAMNGLGTMAAACFGSVFPTTIYIGHPGWKKMGAGAGYSIANGVAITLLCLLGLVGFVAALVPVEAGAAILLWIGITIAAQAFEATPRTHAPAVVVGFFPALAAWGLLILEGALRAAGTNVEAVGTQALSVQIPIAGLIALERGFIFTSMILSAMTVCLIEKHYRAAAAWAMVAAGISASGLMHGYTIANGAILSAYGPSYTWPFVMGYAGIAMVFFGLGQRARFSSADSQFSTRRDG
- a CDS encoding threonine aldolase family protein yields the protein MNFASDNWAGAHPAISERLTKAAAGFAAPYGASELDLKIEQRFNELFEREVAVYFVGTGTAANSLALAAVNRPGGVSFCHREAHMLEDECGAPEFFTHGARLAPVDGDDGKIDPYNLKAEIQRFPPNFVHAGQPMAISITQATEIGTLYRPDEITAIAEIARSYGLPLHMDGARFANALVALELTPAEMTWKLGVDIVSFGGTKNGCWCAEALVFMNPELAKDLPFIRKRAAQLFSKSRFIASQFDAYLDDDLWLNLARHANAMAERLQNGIVHSNQARLAWPAEANEVFAVLDKAYADNLQEKGAVFYPWNPPRAKPGLLAENEVLVRLVTSFATAAEQVDRFLDILG
- a CDS encoding YkgJ family cysteine cluster protein is translated as MNTLAQLHTDIETRVTAIRDGNSDWLCRQGCDGCCHRLAEIPRLTAEEWDLLQQGLAALPAERLREIGQKIAALAGQVSRPIVCPMLDRTKGACLVYAHRPVACRTYGFYVQRDHGLYCRDIESRVAAGALAEVVWGNHDVIDRRLCDLGESRDLPAWLADWHRSID